A part of Pseudomonadota bacterium genomic DNA contains:
- a CDS encoding isoprenylcysteine carboxylmethyltransferase family protein, whose amino-acid sequence MTLNNRIPPPIVGLGTALLMWLVARQWPGEWFSQTPTRWLCGGLITLSLLLDGWAILAFRRTRTTVNPLAPEKASAIVQAGPYRVTRNPMYLGMAIILLACVIGFGQPLNLVLLGLFIAYLTAFQIKPEERALEARFGDEYRRYRARVRRWL is encoded by the coding sequence GTGACGCTGAATAACCGCATTCCGCCGCCGATTGTGGGCCTGGGTACAGCGCTGCTGATGTGGCTTGTGGCTCGCCAATGGCCGGGAGAGTGGTTTTCGCAAACGCCCACGCGCTGGCTGTGCGGCGGCCTGATCACCCTGAGCCTTTTGCTGGACGGGTGGGCAATTTTGGCATTTCGCCGTACCCGGACCACGGTCAACCCCCTGGCGCCGGAGAAGGCCAGCGCAATCGTGCAGGCTGGACCATACCGTGTGACCCGCAATCCGATGTATCTCGGTATGGCCATCATATTGCTGGCCTGCGTCATCGGGTTCGGTCAGCCGCTGAACCTCGTATTGCTTGGGCTTTTCATTGCCTACCTGACGGCGTTTCAGATCAAACCGGAGGAGCGGGCGCTCGAGGCCCGCTTCGGTGACGAGTATCGGCGCTATCGGGCCCGGGTGCGCCGCTGGCTGTAG